The following are encoded together in the Oncorhynchus masou masou isolate Uvic2021 chromosome 5, UVic_Omas_1.1, whole genome shotgun sequence genome:
- the LOC135539883 gene encoding LOW QUALITY PROTEIN: LIM domain and actin-binding protein 1-like (The sequence of the model RefSeq protein was modified relative to this genomic sequence to represent the inferred CDS: inserted 1 base in 1 codon): MEGGSSFSRKSWASQSLRVTARELSLVSTRGKTNAIAERFSKYQRAAEEANAEKKKASVESLPPTLRSGNLSVLKKRWEQPAPRQDKPSLLPAGPPRARLIPPAVPKPVPPTEHRPPAKSPGSPGTQGSQDSIQYPSAAIAKEGAERRMEREDQRPSEGEEEEEEGLMQVEDKVAPPSPCSPVEKPSVPLNSLKMMFEKGEGAKRRVSTGLHSSSSEDMDQRIGVLSSDRVLETTSLKERMAKYQSALTKKGPLARTASQSEREDGSLKENVPPSGVAVSQALETYSRKVAVEETNGDGMDTPTSKDSTSSPSSAHSDPPKAARKFCLPVRETCIACLKTVYPLERLVANTQIFHTSCFRCLHCNTKLSLGNYASLHGNVYCKPHFSQLFKAKGNYDEGFGHRPHKELWTPRAEGEEEEEEGVDREVEKKPKEQAERVAVVSHPASSDKQPSPTVEESPLAKVTDLTASLETRSHTXSTEKLSSAEKVPEARKLRVAWPPPADSDAGTSQIMEAGSGVSRPWRAKWPPEGEVSSSTLSHDRSELKSLRRSSSLKERSRPFSVAPSLTTNALGPREPRRPLKSLLDRRGSLEDSHSMPKEPEPKPQREREVRQEDKKECKPAPPIGSVVNGETSSEEEVESLPAAQEEREEPMERGKEIEGASLKCQSASPSPQPKHNRSSQDVGFWEGEEEGGEGEQLTVEEMIKRNRYYEEEEEEDDV; this comes from the exons TCGGTGGAGAGCCTGCCTCCCACTCTGCGTTCAGGGAACCTGAGTGTTCTGAAGAAGCGCTGGGAGCAGCCGGCACCTCGCCAAGACAAACCCTCCCTGCTACCAGCCGGCCCACCCCGCGCCCGCCTTATCCCCCCAGCTGTACCCAAACCAGTGCCACCGACTGAGCACCGCCCCCCAGCCAAATCCCCAGGATCCCCGGGCACTCAGGGTAGTCAAGACAGTATCCAGTATCCTTCAGCAGCTATAGCCAAGGAAGGAgcggagagaaggatggagagagaagatcaGCGGccaagtgagggagaggaggaggaggaggaagggctGATGCAGGTGGAAGATAAGGTGGCGCCACCCAGCCCCTGCAGCCCCGTTGAGAAACCCAGCGTGCCTCTCAACAGCCTGAAGATGATGTTTGAGAAGGGAGAGGGCGCCAAGAGAAGG GTGAGCACGGGACTACACAGCAGCTCCTCCGAGGACATGGACCAGAGAATAGGAG TGTTATCCTCTGACCGAGTTCTGGAGACCACCTCCCTGAAGGAAAGAATGGCCAAGTACCAGTCAGCCCTTACCAAAAAGGGCCCACTAGCACGcact GCCAGTCAGTCAGAGCGAGAGGACGGCAGCCTCAAGGAGAATGTGCCCCCTAGTGGTGTGGCTGTG aGCCAGGCTTTAGAGACCTACAGCAGAAAAGTTGCTGTAGAAGAGACCAATG GTGATGGCATGGACACACCTACCTCTAAGGATAGTAcctcttctccttcctcagcCCACAGTGACCCGCCCAAGGCAGCCAGG aaGTTCTGCCTGCCCGTGAGGGAGACGTGCATTGCATGCCTGAAGACGGTGTACCCATTGGAGAGGCTGGTGGCTAACACCCAGATCTTCCACACCTCCTGCTTCCGCTGTCTGCACTGCAACACCAAGCTCAG TCTGGGAAACTACGCCTCTCTGCACGGCAATGTCTACTGCAAGCCCCACTTCAGCCAGCTGTTCAAGGCCAAAGGCAACTACGACGAAGGCTTCGGCCACCGGCCCCACAAGGAACTGTGGACACCCCGTgccgagggagaggaggaggaggaagagggagtagaCCGGGAGGTGGAGAAGAAGCCAAAGGAGCAGGCAGAAAGAGTGGCGGTGGTGTCCCATCCAGCCTCGTCAGACAAGCAGCCcagccccacagtggaggagTCTCCCCTAGCCAAGGTGACGGACCTGACTGCCTCTCTGGAGACACGCAGCCACA CCTCCACTGAGAAACTCTCCAGTGCCGAGAAAGTCCCAGAGGCCCGCAAGCTGAGGGTTGCCTGGCCCCCTCCTGCTGACAGCGATGCTGGTACCTCTCAAATTATGGAGGCTGGTAGTGGTGTGAGCCGGCCCTGGAGAGCCAAGTGGCCCCCAGAGGGCGAGGTGTCATCGTCCACCCTGAGCCACGACAGGTCCGAGCTGAAGAGCCTGAGGAGGAGCTCGTCTCTGAAGGAGCGAAGTCGGCCTTTCTCGGTGGCCCCCAGCCTCACCACCAATGCCCTTGGGCCACGGGAGCCCCGCCGGCCCCTCAAATCCCTGCTGGATAGGAGGGGGTCACTGGAGGACAGCCACTCCATGCCTAAGGAACCAGAACCCAAAccccagagggagagagaggtaaggcaGGAGGACAAAAAGGAGTGCAAGCCCGCCCCGCCCATCGGCAGTGTAGTGAATGGAGAGACCAGCTccgaggaggaggtagagagtcTGCCGGCggcacaggaggagagagaagagccgATGGAGAGAGGCAAGGAAATAGAAGGGGCTTCTCTGAAATGCCAAAGTGCCTCTCCGTCCCCGCAGCCCAAACACAACCGCAGCTCCCAGGACGTGGGCTTCTGGGAGGGcgaggaggaggggggcgagGGGGAGCAGCTCACCGTAGAGGAGATGATCAAGAGGAACCGCTactatgaggaagaggaggaggaagatgatgtCTGA